In Vigna angularis cultivar LongXiaoDou No.4 chromosome 8, ASM1680809v1, whole genome shotgun sequence, one DNA window encodes the following:
- the LOC108344024 gene encoding methylecgonone reductase: MEERKVPEVILNSGKKMPAIGLGTASIPLPPHETLTSILIDAFEVGYRHFDTASFYGSEEPLGKAVKKALELGLVKSRDEVFITSKLWSSDAHPDLVLPALKTSLQKLGLEYVDLYLIHWPLRLKPEARGPSDLLKENVMPSFDMKGIWEAMEECCRLGLAKSVGVSNFGIKKLNQILENATIPPAVNQVEMSPSWQQGKLTEFCKQKGIHVSAWSPLGSYQSFYGTNAVMDSPILKEIACARQKTIAQIALRWIYEEGASPIVRSFNKERMKENIELFEWELKQEESQKFRHIPQHRMFSGINFVSENGPYKSLEELWDGDP, encoded by the exons atggaagaaagaaaagtcCCAGAAGTGATACTAAACTCAGGGAAAAAGATGCCAGCCATAGGCCTTGGAACCGCATCAATTCCTCTTCCACCACATGAAACTCTCACCTCCATACTTATTGATGCCTTTGAGGTTGGCTACAGACATTTTGATACTGCTTCTTTTTATGGAAGTGAAGAGCCTCTAGGCAAAGCTGTGAAAAAGGCTTTGGAACTAGGCCTTGTAAAGAGCAGAGATGAAGTATTCATCACTTCAAAACTATGGTCATCTGATGCTCACCCTGACCTTGTTCTTCCAGCTCTCAAGACCTCACTGCA GAAGTTGGGCTTGGAGTATGTAGATCTGTATTTGATTCATTGGCCACTGAGGTTGAAACCTGAAGCCAGAGGGCCATCTGATCTATTAAAGGAGAATGTGATGCCCTCCTTTGACATGAAAGGAATATGGGAAGCTATGGAAGAGTGTTGCAGATTAGGCTTAGCAAAGTCTGTTGGTGTCAGCAACTTTGGTATCAAAAAGCTCAACCAGATCTTGGAAAATGCAACCATCCCTCCTGCTGTCAATCAG GTGGAAATGAGTCCCTCATGGCAGCAGGGTAAACTCACAGAATTTTGCAAACAGAAAGGAATTCATGTGAGTGCATGGTCCCCACTCGGATCTTACCAAAGTTTTTATGGTACAAATGCAGTTATGGATAGCCCAATCCTTAAGGAAATCGCTTGTGCAAGACAGAAGACCATCGCTCAG ATTGCACTGAGATGGATATACGAAGAAGGGGCAAGTCCGATTGTGAGAAGCTTCAACAAGGAGAGAATGAAAGAGAACATTGAGTTATTTGAGTGGGAACTGAAGCAGGAGGAATCACAGAAATTCAGGCACATTCCACAACATAGGATGTTTTCTGGAATAAATTTTGTATCAGAAAATGGACCTTACAAGAGCTTGGAAGAGCTTTGGGATGGAGACCCTTGA